Proteins from one Candidatus Zixiibacteriota bacterium genomic window:
- a CDS encoding enoyl-CoA hydratase-related protein, producing MAEGKLVEYRVENGIAVLEINRPPVNSYTTELLKELDAAVLEARFDDSVHALVITGKVEKFFSAGADINMLSSKPLSYKNNFALHGHEVLMRIENTPKIVVAALNGHAVGGGLEIAMACDIRIAKKEGGRVGLAEINLGVMPGMGGTQRLPRLVGKARALELCATGKTIAFEEALEMGLIHYIYDRNNFMEQVLDYTRQFVIPNKSSLAVGKVKRAIQAGLEMSLPDGLAFERELLAQTFASEDGAEGVKAYLEKRTARFQGK from the coding sequence ATGGCAGAAGGAAAACTGGTCGAGTATCGCGTGGAGAACGGCATTGCGGTTCTGGAGATCAACCGCCCGCCCGTCAACAGCTACACCACCGAGCTCCTCAAAGAGCTCGACGCCGCCGTTCTGGAAGCGCGTTTCGACGACAGCGTTCACGCCCTGGTCATCACCGGGAAGGTCGAGAAATTTTTCTCCGCCGGCGCCGATATCAACATGCTTTCCAGCAAGCCGCTCTCGTACAAGAACAACTTCGCGCTGCACGGCCACGAGGTGCTGATGCGGATCGAGAACACCCCCAAGATCGTCGTCGCGGCGCTCAACGGCCATGCCGTGGGCGGGGGGCTGGAGATCGCGATGGCGTGCGACATCCGCATCGCCAAGAAGGAAGGCGGCCGCGTCGGGCTCGCCGAGATCAACCTCGGCGTGATGCCCGGCATGGGCGGCACGCAACGCCTGCCGCGGCTGGTGGGCAAGGCTCGGGCTCTGGAGCTTTGCGCCACCGGCAAGACGATCGCGTTCGAAGAGGCCCTGGAGATGGGGCTGATCCACTACATCTACGATCGCAATAACTTCATGGAGCAGGTTCTCGACTACACGCGGCAGTTCGTGATTCCGAACAAGAGCAGCCTGGCGGTCGGCAAGGTCAAGCGTGCGATCCAGGCGGGGCTCGAGATGTCCCTGCCGGACGGGCTGGCGTTCGAAAGGGAGCTCCTGGCACAAACCTTCGCCAGCGAGGACGGCGCCGAAGGCGTGAAGGCCTATCTCGAAAAGAGAACTGCCAGGTTCCAGGGTAAATAG
- a CDS encoding polysaccharide deacetylase family protein — MIRPRREPIKWPDGARIAITPCIAFETWPEDLGGPDSRQQQNRRGFPRNALTKKDLGVITDREFGERVGIYRFLEILEKEGIQTTFFPTGITVQNYPEIFKEIVRQGHEVGTETWIHDYSYMKKRDREKKDLLKTVEAVKKVVGKAPEGYLSTGIAPSVNTPEIIAECGYTYWMDPQHQETPYTLKVKNRELTVLSYFADLNDYASYQRAGRTPRDLLQMWKDCFDCLYEEGATDPKFMMWGNHPFVGGRPFRAPLLREFIRYAKSHDKVWFTTAGNVAKWYRENYRDAQVETWPNFAFAGRAGKLSDLTRAR, encoded by the coding sequence ATGATCAGACCCAGGAGAGAACCGATCAAGTGGCCCGACGGGGCGCGCATCGCGATCACGCCCTGCATCGCTTTCGAGACCTGGCCCGAGGACCTCGGCGGGCCCGACTCGCGGCAGCAGCAGAACCGGCGCGGCTTTCCGCGGAACGCGCTCACGAAGAAGGATCTCGGCGTCATCACGGATCGCGAGTTCGGCGAGCGCGTGGGGATCTATCGCTTTCTCGAGATTCTGGAGAAAGAAGGGATCCAGACGACCTTTTTCCCGACGGGAATCACCGTTCAGAACTATCCGGAGATCTTCAAGGAGATCGTCCGCCAGGGCCACGAGGTGGGCACCGAGACCTGGATCCACGATTACAGCTACATGAAAAAGCGCGACCGCGAGAAAAAAGACCTGTTGAAGACGGTCGAGGCGGTCAAGAAGGTCGTCGGCAAGGCTCCGGAAGGCTATCTGTCGACCGGGATCGCGCCGAGCGTCAACACGCCGGAGATCATCGCCGAGTGCGGCTACACGTACTGGATGGACCCGCAGCATCAGGAAACGCCGTACACGCTCAAGGTGAAAAACCGGGAGCTCACGGTCCTTTCGTACTTCGCCGATCTCAACGACTACGCCAGCTATCAGCGGGCCGGGCGGACGCCGCGCGACCTGTTGCAGATGTGGAAGGACTGTTTCGACTGCCTCTACGAAGAAGGGGCCACGGACCCCAAGTTCATGATGTGGGGCAATCATCCCTTCGTCGGCGGTCGTCCGTTCCGGGCCCCTTTGCTGCGCGAGTTCATCCGCTACGCGAAGAGCCACGACAAGGTCTGGTTCACCACCGCCGGCAACGTTGCAAAGTGGTATCGCGAGAACTACCGCGACGCTCAGGTCGAGACCTGGCCCAACTTCGCTTTCGCCGGCCGGGCCGGAAAGCTCTCCGACCTCACCAGGGCGCGCTAG
- a CDS encoding permease codes for MDASTLVMLAAALIALVVVYWKSPAAAGAGLNATGALILEIIPRMVAAFTLAGLIQAVVPQEVIVRWMGKGSGARGLLIGMTLGSVTPGGPMTHFPIVASLFKVGVGVGPLVAYLTAWSLFGLQRIIMWEIPFLGPKVVAVRVAVSAVFPFLAGWASEILWNRFHP; via the coding sequence ATGGACGCGTCTACCCTGGTCATGCTGGCGGCGGCGCTGATCGCGCTCGTTGTCGTTTACTGGAAATCGCCCGCGGCCGCCGGCGCGGGGCTCAACGCGACCGGGGCGTTGATTCTGGAGATCATTCCCCGCATGGTCGCGGCTTTCACGCTCGCCGGCCTGATTCAGGCGGTGGTTCCCCAGGAAGTGATCGTGCGGTGGATGGGCAAAGGATCGGGAGCGCGCGGCTTGCTCATCGGCATGACGCTCGGCAGCGTGACTCCCGGAGGCCCGATGACCCACTTCCCGATCGTCGCCTCGCTGTTCAAGGTCGGCGTCGGGGTGGGGCCTCTGGTCGCTTATCTGACCGCGTGGTCGCTCTTCGGGCTGCAGCGTATCATCATGTGGGAAATTCCGTTTCTCGGCCCGAAGGTGGTCGCGGTCCGGGTCGCGGTCAGCGCCGTGTTCCCGTTCCTGGCGGGCTGGGCCAGCGAGATCCTGTGGAATCGTTTCCATCCATGA